One window of the Camarhynchus parvulus chromosome 2, STF_HiC, whole genome shotgun sequence genome contains the following:
- the DSEL gene encoding dermatan-sulfate epimerase-like protein, which yields MALMFTGHTLFLALMVFDVFTFKESVSNYSDWVTFMENVDQYEKQQLEGLSAEQKLKRTVLHPSLYFDPQDVQALRQKARTSHLHLFRAIRSAVMVMLSNPLYYLPPPKHIDFAAKWNEIYGNNLPPLAFYCLLCPEDKAAFDFALEYMDRMAGYKNWLVENAPGDEVPLGHSLTGFATAFDFLYNSLEHERRQKYLEKIWSVSEEMYEYSKVRSWGKQLLHNHQATNMLALLIGALVAGVDKGSQANIWKHTVVDVMEKTMFLLNHIVDGSLDEGVAYGSYTAKSVTQYVFLAQRHFGINNLENNWLKMHFWFYYATLLPGFQRTVGVADSNYNWFYGPESQLVFLDKFIMRNGAGNWLAQQIRKHRPKDGPMVPSTAQRWSTLHTEFIWYAAEITPQPPPDYGTAKMHVFPNWGVVTYGAGLPNSQTNTFVSFKSGKLGGRAVYDIVHFQPYRWIDGWRSFNPGHEHPDQNSFTFAPNGQVFVSEALYGPKLSHLNNVLVFAPSPTSQCNQPWEGQLGECAQWLKWIGDEVGDSTGEIITASQAGDMMFVSGEAVSAYTSAMKLKSVYRVLLLLNSQTLLVVDHIEKEEDSPVNSVSAFFHNLDIDFKYIPYKFKNKYNGAMMDVWDAHYKMFWFDHRGSSPVARIQEAEQAAEFKKRWTQFVNVTFPMKNTLTRIVYLFYGPYVNVSSCRLMDNAKSGFQISLSVNNTENTISVVTEYQNLKARFDYLGFGGFAKVVHENKVIKFGLGTESVKKDTKNNRVVFPFGFKVNIIAGLILSVSLVILAFQWRFYISFGKMLRWILILVVTLWLIELVDVWSMCTQPICAKWGTDMTRLERDKGNKAKQLEGNPVVLPDVIITSLPTSGAEILKQLFFNTSDFLYIRIPTPYLEIPETEFEIDSFVDPCEWKVSDVQNGNFRLIQGWLRSLVQDTKLHLQNIHLYEASRSKIAQHSALSKDKKKRSKKRESLLEQRSRARGSQEKDAEYIRELRRHLVYYPNARPVLSLTSGSWTLKLPFFQEILGPSMRALYVVRDPRAWIYSMLYKNKPSFYSLKNIPQRLAAMFKGENGKGKCSLNEGYASEFESLRKEISNSNSNAISVLSYLWLANTAAAMRINRDLLPRNYQVVKFEDIVSFPQKTAETIFAFLGIPLPPASLNQILFATSTSLFYLPYEGEISPSSIHAWKQNMPHEEIRQIEDICCSLMDHLGYPKFIE from the coding sequence ATGGCTCTGATGTTCACAGGGCATACTCTATTTCTAGCATTAATGGTGTTTGATGTCTTCACTTTCAAAGAATCTGTAAGCAATTACTCTGATTGGGTGACATTCATGGAAAATGTAGATCAGTATGAAAAACAGCAACTTGAAGGTCTTAGTGCTGAGCAGAAGCTGAAAAGAACAGTTCTTCATCCAAGCTTGTATTTCGACCCTCAGGATGTTCAGGCACTGAGGCAAAAGGCTCGTACTAGCCATTTGCAtctcttcagagccatcagaaGTGCAGTGATGGTTATGCTGTCCAACCCTTTATACTACCTACCTCCACCCAAGCACATTGATTTTGCAGCCAAGTGGAATGAGATTTATGGTAACAACCTGCCCCCTCTAGCATTCTACTGTTTGCTGTGCCCCGAAGATAAAGCTGCATTTGATTTTGCCCTAGAGTATATGGATAGAATGGCTGGCTACAAAAATTGGTTGGTTGAGAATGCTCCTGGAGATGAAGTGCCGCTTGGTCACTCCCTAACAGGATTTGCCACTGCTTTTGACTTCTTGTATAATTCACTGGAACATGAGAGAAGGCAAAAATACCTGGAGAAGATATGGTCTGTAAGCGAGGAGATGTATGAGTACTCCAAGGTTCGTTCCTGGGGAAAGCAGCTTCTCCATAATCACCAAGCAACCAATATGCTTGCTCTGCTTATTGGGGCTTTAGTTGCCGGAGTGGACAAAGGATCTCAGGCGAATATTTGGAAACACACTGTGGTTGATGTGATGGAGAAAACAATGTTTCTCCTCAATCATATTGTGGATGGGTCTCTGGATGAGGGGGTAGCTTACGGGAGTTACACAGCCAAGTCAGTGACACAGTATGTTTTCCTGGCCCAGCGCCACTTTGGTATTAACAACTTGGAGAATAACTGGCTAAAAATGCACTTTTGGTTTTACTATGCCACCCTACTGCCAGGCTTCCAGAGGACTGTGGGTGTTGCAGATTCTAATTACAACTGGTTTTATGGTCCTGAGAGCCAACTGGTTTTCTTGGATAAGTTCATCATGAGGAATGGAGCTGGTAACTGGCTGGCACAGCAAATTAGAAAACACAGACCCAAGGATGGGCCAATGGTGCCATCCACTGCACAGAGGTGGAGTACATTACATACAGAATTTATATGGTATGCTGCTGAAATCACTCCTCAGCCACCTCCTGACTATGGTACTGCTAAAATGCACGTGTTTCCTAACTGGGGAGTTGTTACTTATGGGGCTGGATTGCCAAACAGTCAGACAAACACCTTTGTATCCTTCAAGTCTGGAAAACTTGGTGGACGTGCTGTCTATGATATTGTTCACTTTCAACCCTACAGATGGATTGATGGGTGGAGAAGTTTCAATCCGGGTCATGAACATCCCGATCAGAATTCCTTCACTTTTGCTCCCAATGGACAGGTATTTGTATCTGAGGCTCTTTATGGACCTAAACTCAGCCACCTGAACAATGTCTTGGTGTTTGCTCCATCTCCTACAAGCCAGTGCAACCAGCCTTGGGAAGGACAGCTTGGTGAGTGCGCCCAGTGGCTGAAGTGGATTGGTGACGAGGTTGGAGACTCAACTGGAGAAATTATAACAGCCTCCCAGGCTGGTGACATGATGTTTGTGAGTGGTGAGGCAGTATCTGCTTACACATCAGCAATGAAACTGAAAAGTGTGTATCGTGTTTTGCTGCTCTTAAATTCTCAGACATTGCTAGTGGTTGACCATATCGAGAAGGAGGAAGACTCTCCTGTTAATTCAGTCAGTGCCTTTTTTCATAATCTTGACATTGATTTTAAATACATACCCTATAAGTTTAAGAACAAGTACAATGGAGCTATGATGGATGTGTGGGATGCCCACTACAAGATGTTTTGGTTTGATCATCGTGGGAGTAGTCCTGTTGCTAGGATACAGGAGGCTGAACAAGCTGCTGAATTCAAAAAGCGATGGACTCAGTTTGTAAATGTTACCTTTCCAATGAAAAACACGCTTACAAGGATTGTTTACCTTTTCTATGGCCCATATGTCAATGTTTCTAGCTGTAGACTCATGGATAATGCAAAATCTGGATTTCAGATTTCGCTCAGTGTCAACAACACTGAAAATACCATCTCTGTTGTGACTGAGTATCAGAATTTAAAGGCAAGGTTTGATTACTTGGGATTTGGTGGTTTTGCTAAAGTAGTTCATGAGAATAAAGTGATCAAGTTTGGTCTTGGTACTGAATCTGtgaaaaaagatacaaaaaataATAGGGTAGTTTTCCCATTTGGATTCAAAGTGAACATAATTGCAGGGTTAATTTTGAGCGTCAGTTTGGTCATACTGGCTTTTCAGTGGCGGTTTTACATATCCTTTGGCAAAATGTTGCGTTGGATCCTGATCCTGGTTGTTACACTATGGCTTATTGAATTGGTGGATGTGTGGAGCATGTGTACTCAGCCCATCTGTGCAAAGTGGGGCACTGACATGACAAGGCTAGAACGTGATAAAGGCAATAAAGCCAAACAATTAGAAGGAAACCCTGTCGTTTTGCCAGATGTTATCATTACTTCACTTCCCACTTCTGGtgcagaaattttaaaacagctgTTTTTCAACACCAGTGACTTTTTATACATCAGGATACCTACACCCTATCTTGAAATTCCTGAGACTGAATTTGAAATTGATTCCTTTGTAGATCCATGTGAATGGAAGGTTTCTGATGTCCAGAATGGTAATTTTCGTCTTATCCAAGGGTGGCTCCGGTCTCTAGTTCAAGACACAAAGTTGCATTTACAAAACATTCATTTATATGAAGCTAGCAGAAGTAAAATTGCTCAGCATTCTGCATTaagcaaagacaaaaagaaaaggtccAAAAAGAGAGAATCCCTATTAGAGCAAAGAAGCAGGGCAAGAGGAAGTCAAGAAAAAGATGCTGAATATATTAGGGAGCTGAGAAGACACCTTGTCTATTATCCTAATGCACGACCTGTGCTTAGTTTAACCAGTGGGAGCTGGACATTAAAGCTTCCCTTCTTTCAGGAAATCTTAGGACCATCAATGAGAGCATTATATGTAGTGAGGGACCCACGGGCATGGATCTATTCAATGCTGTACAAAAATAAGCCGAGCTTTTACTCCTTGAAAAATATTCCACAACGCTTGGCTGCAATGTTTAAAGGGGAGAATGGTAAAGGAAAATGTAGTTTAAATGAAGGCTATGCCTCTGAGTTTGAATcactgagaaaagaaatttcaaattctAATTCAAATGCTATTTCTGTGTTGTCGTATTTATGGCtagcaaacacagcagcagcaatgaggATAAACAGGGACTTGCTGCCAAGAAATTATCAGGTGGTCAAGTTTGAAGATATTGTGAGCTTTCCTCAGAAGACTGCTGAAACAATTTTTGCCTTTCTCGGtattcctcttcctcctgctagCTTAAACCAAATATTATTTGCCACGTCCACCAGTCTTTTCTATCTTCCTTATGAAGGCGAGATTTCACCAAGTAGCATTCATGCCTGGAAACAAAACATGCCCCATGAAGAGATAAGACAGATTGAAGATATCTGTTGTTCACTGATGGACCACTTAGGATACCCAAAGTTTATAGAATAA